A segment of the Marinobacter arenosus genome:
GTCCATCAGTTCGGACAGATCCGCTTCGATCTCTTCCATCCATTCCTGCCAGTCGTCCCGGTAATCTTCGAATCGCGCCTGATCCACTTCAGTCAGCCGGAACCGGGTCTCGGTAACCGCCCGACTGCTCTCGGCAAAGGCCCGGAGATCAGGTTCGTCCAGACGCTCGCTCTGGGTGCTCAGATCCTGCCGCGAGGCCTCCAGCAGTTCCCGGTCCCGTGGGCTGGCGTCAGGCTGATCTTTCAAAGCCTCTTCGATGGATTCGGTCAACGCCTCGATGTGCTCCTGGAGTTTGTTGCCATACTCCTCCAGTGCTTCCCGTGAACGCTGTTGCGCCTCCACCGACAGGGCCTCCAGTTCAATGGCCAGCTCGTCCAGCCGATCCCCCATACGGTCCGACGACCGGTTGATGCTCTCGTTCAGGCGATCCCGCAGGTCGTTGAGCGTGCCGATGACGCCATCGAACATGGAGCGCTCGGTGACGACTCGGTGGGTACGCTCGTAATCGACGAGCCACACGTCGTCCCTGAGTTCCAGGAAGGTCAGAACCTTCCGGCCGTCCTCGTTGCCTTCGCCGACGTTGCGGAAGCGGGTTTCCACCGTAGCGCGAGCCTCATCGATGACCACCCGGCCCCAGGCAATGGAAACGTCCTGCCACTCCATGCCGAAGCCGTCGAACTGGTCGGCACTGGCCAGCGTCGAGAACTCGGCGACGTCGTCGGCGTCATTCTCAATGACCGATTGCCAGAAAACCTCGGCGACTTCCTGGGGCGTTTCAGGGTTACTGCAGCCCGCCAGGAGCGCGAGCATTGATACGGCGGCAAAGCCTCGCAACAGCGAACGGATCATGCCAATGCTTCCTCTGTTTCCGAATCGAGGTGGGCATGATACACCGCCTAGAGCCGGCAGGTCAGGTCCGCCAGTTCTTCGTCGAACACCCGGCGGTTTTCGCTGTAATCCACCGGCACGTCCACCAGGTGAACACCGCCGTCGGCCAGTGCCCGCTCCAGGGTCGGCCGCAAGTCCTCGGTGCGCTCGACGCGGTGGCCAATCGCACCGTAGGACTCGGCGTACTTCACGAAATCCGGATTGCGGTAATCCAGGCCGAAGCCTTCAAAGCCTTCCTGGCGCTGCTTCCACTTGATCATGCCGTAGGCGCTGTCGTCGATCACCAGCACCACCAGGTTGAGCTTCAGCCGCACCGCGGTTTCCATTTCCTGGCTATTCATCATAAACCCACCATCGCCGCACACCGCCATCACTTTCAGGTGGGGATACAGCATCGCCGCCATCATGGCGCTGGGCAGGCCCGCTCCCATGGACGCCAGGGCATTGTCGAGCAGCACCGTGTTGTTGTCGTAGGCCGGGTAATTGCGAGCGAACCAGAGCTTGTACATACCGTTGTCCAGGGCAATGATGCCGTCTTCCGGCATGACCCGGCGCACGTCGCTGACAATGCGCTGTGGAATGACCGGGAACCGGTCGTCATCCGCCCGGTCCTGCAGGTGCCGGTCCACCGCCGCCTTGACGTCCATGAACCAGGAGAAGTCGTGGCTGGCGCAATGCCCACAGTGCTCCGCCATGTACTCCACGCTGTTGGCAATATCGCCCACGACTTCGTGCTGGGGGAAATACACCGGGTCCACATCGGCACCGCTGAAATTCACGTGGATGACCTGCTTGCCGCCGGCCTTCATGAAAAATGGCGGCTTCTCTACCACATCATGGCCCACGTTGATCACGAGGTCAGCACGGTCGATGGCGCAGTGGACAAAATCCCCGGCGGACAGGGCGGCGTTACCCAGGTACCGGGGGTGACGCTCATCCACCACCCCTTTGCCCATCTGGGTGGTGAAGAACGGAATGTTGGTGACGTTGACCAGATGGATCAGTGCCTGGGACACCCGCTTACGGTTCGCACCCGCGCCGATCATGATCAGCGGATGCCGGGCCTTGCGCAGCATGTCACAAGCCATCTCCAGGCTTTTCTCACTGGCGGAGGGCCGGCGGGCATCGCTGGGCTCGAAAATATGGGTGTCCGGCTCGGGGCGCTCCGATGCAATGTCTTCCGGCAACTCGAGATGAACTGCGCCGGGCCGCTCCTCCGAGGCCAGACGAAAGGCTTCGCGAACTTTCGCAGGGATCGTGTTGGCGTTGCTGATCTGGCGCGTGTACTTGGTGAGTGGGCGCATCAAGTCGACCACATCCAGGATCTGGAACAGACCCTGCTTCGAGGATTTGATCGGCTTCTGGCCGGAGATCATCATCATCGGCATACCGCCCAACTGGGCGTAGGCGGCTGCGGTCACCAGATTGGTCGCGCCCGGCCCCAGTGTCGACAGGCAAACCCCCACTCGTCCGGTCAGCCGGCCATAGGTCGCGGCCATAAATCCCGCCGCCTGTTCGTGGCGATTCAGCACCAACTGGATACTGGACGTGCGCAGAGCCTCAAGCAGGTCCAGATTCTCCTCGCCCGGCACGCCGAAGATGTACTTGACGCCTTCGTTCTCCAGAGCCTTGATGAACAGTTCTGCCCCATTGTGCGCGTTGGCGGGTTGTTCGCTTGCCATGATTATCCCCTGTGCGGCTGGATGAGAGTCCGAGCATAGCATTCTGTCGCCAGAACACCCTCCCTGACTAACGTTACGTTCAGTCAGGGCTACGGATGTCCGATGCGGGGATAAAATTACGGGAGGGGCGTCAGTTGGCTACCGAGGTTCTGCTTGCAAGGCATCGGCCGGCACGCGACCTTCGCCCCAGCTACGATAAATGCCATCCACCACGCGCTTCAGTTCGTCATCGCCCACGTCGGCCGGTTCGCCGCGTTCGAGAGGGTCGAAATGGAAGATGTACAGGCGGGAAGTAAACTGTTCAAACGGCAGTGAGGATTCGCCGAAGCGTTCGCCGTGCCCAGCCGTGCTGACACGAACGCCGTCGCCCCAGTTCTGACCACTGTCGTTGTTGGGATTGAAGAAATACACCCGCATCAGGCCTTCCGGATCCAGCGCCACCCGCAGCACCGTAATCGCATGCCAGCCGATGAACCGGGCAGCACTGTCGGTGACCGCAATGCCCGCAGGCTGGGGGTGGATCAGCGGCTGGTTGCCGTTGTAGAAGGGGTGGTAACTGGCGTAGAAGTGCCGAATGAATCCGTCCAGGTCGTCCAGTTGGCCGGTGGCGACATCGACATTGATGGCAAAACCACGGCCGGCCGACCAGCCGTGAAATTCCGGGTTCACCCACTGGTGCGGATCACCGGGGCGGTCGGCCACAAGCCGGCCCATCTCCGCGTAAATGCGATCCAGGTGGGGCACCACCACCACCGATACCGGGTCCAGATCGAGGGTGACCTCCGAGGCCACGCCCCCCATACTGCGAGCCGAGGACACGGGCTTGCCCTCAAAATGCATGATGATCTCGTTGTCCCGCGCGGCCCAGGCGACCATCTGCAGCAGGTAGTCCGGATCGTTGTACGCCCACATCGACAGAGCCCGCGCCGACTGGCAGGTGGGATTGTTGCCCTGGCCCACACCCAGCGGCTGGCCAAGCATGTTGAGCACACCCTGGATCAACCAGGCTCCGGGCTGGGGTTGATAGCCGTAGGCCAGTTGCAGCCGCTCCCTCGCCTGGGGACACAGGGACAACCGGGCCTGGCGCCAGAGCGCCGGGGCGACCGGCGGCTGGTAGAGAATGCCGCGCTCCAGCATCAGCGCGAGGCCATACAGCGCCTGCGCCGTTTCCGGAAACACGCCCTCCTCAATCAGGGTGCAGACCAGCTCCCGGTAACACAGCAGGCAATCCCGTCCGGTGCTCGACAGCCCCAAAGCCTCACTGAGCAGGGCATCCTGATCCTCCAGGATAAATCGAACAAACGAGGCGTGGTACGGCGACACCAGCCCGGTATCGTGCATGGAACGGGCAAAGCCCGTGGCCTCGTTCTGCAGCGCCTGGGCATCCATGGATTCCAGGCGTTGTTCGTACACCACGGTCCCGGGGTCTTCGCTGCAGGCCCGGGTGGGTCCGTACAGACTGGAAATCAGACGGTCTGCGCCACGACCCGCGCCGCCCAGATCCGCCTCTGGATCGGCCCGGCAAATGGCAATCTGGGTAATCATCCGGCGCACGTCGCTGACCTGAATGGGCCGTTGCTGCAGAATCCGCCAGATTTCCTCAATCAGGCTGTCAATGACGTGCTCGTAGCCAATGTGCTGCGCGACGTACTGGACCAGGGACTGGCTGATGAGAGACAGCTTGCCCTGTTCACGCTCAGCCTCGCCGGTCATGCCGAACAGGAGCCCCAGATTGATCGCAAGCACCTGAGTCAGGTAATGGTGGGCCTGCTCCGCCGACACCGACGGATGCAGGTAAAAGCCGCGAGCCACCGCCAGGAGGCGGAGCTCGCTGAACGCTTCAATGACCACCGTGTCTGCATTCTGACTCTGCAGGGAATGCGTGGTCAGGGATGGGAGCAGGATACCGGGATCGGCCCAGTCGGTACCGATGTAGACACCGGCCCGTTCGAGGCGCTCGGCGCGCTCCTCGATCACGCGGCAGCCCTCCGGCTGGAGCAGTACTCGCTTGGCAATATCAAACACGCGCGGAAGCTTGCCGGCCTTGGCAAAAGACCGACTCTCTTCCAGTGCCTGGATTGCCTCATCCAGACGTTGCACCAGCTTGTCAAAATTGACGGCCGGCGCTGCACTGCCCGGTTGGTGATCGTTCAAACGATTATCCTCAGGGCCTGCCAACCCATCTGTTGTTACTGATCCTCCCGATTATACATAGAAATCGAGCTCTTCCTGATGTTTCAAGAGATCTCGCATGATGTACGGATCGTCGCCGAAGAAATACACGAGCCCCCAGTGTGTCCCGAAGGCGGTCCGCTTGGTCACGGTTTCTTCCAGCGGCGGAGTCAGTTCGTGAGACTCGAAATACTCGTGGTTCTCGGTTTCCTCCGGAATCTCCAGCTTGCTGACCACCCGGCGACGCGGATAGACACCGAAGCATCCGGCGTAACCCTTGGCATCCACTACCTCTTTCGGGAAGAAGTTTTTCACTTCCTCATCGGTAGTCTTGGGATCGAAGGTCATGATCATGCCCTGATAGGCGTTGAAACCGTAGGCACGCTCCAGCAGCTCGAATACCTTGAATCCCGGTGGACGGTAAGCCACCTCGCCAAAGTACATGGTGCTGTCGCTGGTCACGAAGTATTCCGGATGAATAAAGCCGAAATCAATGTCGAACGTCTTGATCAGCTTCTCGATTTCACCCCGGATCTGGTCCCGGTATTTCTCAAGGTCCGGCGTGGCCGGCACAAACACCGAATAGCCAAGGGTGACGTACTCGGAAATGTTCAGGAAGGCGATCTTGCCATTGTGAATCCAGGCCTCGACCGCGAATTCCCAGCCATCCAGGTGCGATTCCATGAGTACCGGGAATTCTTCCTCGGGAATGGTATCAACCTCATCCGGGGTACGAATCACCCGGTGGCCGAGGCAACCGGCCTTGTCGAATGCCTTGAGGTGGATGGGGTCGTTCGGGTCACCGTCCAGCTTGAGCAGCGTCTGGTTGACGCGCTTCAGGAACCGGATGACGTCGCCCTTGTCGTGGGCCTCCTCAAAGATGCCAACCCGGATACCACCAAGCTGGGCACGACGCTTCATCAGCGCTTTGTCGCGCAGCAGCATGGCCTGGCCAAACAGTTTCGGCTTGTCCATCAGCACCGAGTTGATGGCACCGGCCCATTCAACCGTCTCCTCGAACAACGGTATGGCGACGTCGACCCCCATATCTTTCAGGGTCTGGGCGATTTCAACGGAGCGATCATTCAGGCGCTCAAAGTTCCAGGGCACGTAGGGGATATCGTGCTCTTTGCAGTAGGCTTCGGCCCAGTCCGGGGCCACGACCACATAGCGTCGGTCGAATTTGTCGGCCGCTTCTACGGCATTAAGGCTCCAACCAAGGAGCGCGACGTACCCCTTGTCAGGATTATACTTATGGTCACTCATAGGCTCTCTCCTTTGCGTGGGGGTGCCTATTAACCCTAAGCCCTTGTTGAGAAATCGCAAATCGGGGAACCAATGAAAACGAAAAAAGCACCGGGTGTGTCCAAGTAAGATCCAGACACAGCGGTGCTTTTAGGCTTTTTAGACCGATTAGGAATATCAAGCCAACTTCAGGGTCGAAAGTGTCCGTGCACGCACCTGAGTCAGCAATTCCTCATCCGTGACCAGCGATTGGCCGTAGGACGGAACCAGTCGTTTGAGGCGTTCCTGCCACGCCTCAGTCTTCAGACTTTCCGGGAAACAGCGCTCCAGAACATCGAGCATGGCGTTGGCTGCGGTGGATGCACCGGGAGAAGCGCCCAGCAGGGCCGCCAGCGTGCCATCTTTGGCCGCCACGATCTCGGTGCCGAACTCGAGCTTGCCGCCACCGCCTTCCACCTGCTTGATGATCTGCACGCGCTGGCCGGCCATCTTCAGTTCCCAGTCTTCCTCACGGGCGTCCGGAAAGAAATTGCGCAGCGAGGCAACCCGATCGCTGTGGGACTGGAACACTTCACCGATCAGATAGCGGGTCAGGTCCATGTTGCTCTTGCTGACGGACAGCATCGGGCGCAGGTTGGTTGGCTTGACCGACCCGATCAGGTCGAAAATCGATCCCTGTTTCAGGAACCGGGTGGTGAAGCCGGCAAAGGGGCCGAACAGCAACGCCGGCTCACCATTGATGATTCGGGTATCCAGGTGCGGAACCGACATGGGGGGCGCACCGATCGGCGCCTTGCCATACACCTTGGAATGGTGCTGTTCGACAATCTCCGGCTTGCGGCACACCAGCCATTGGCCGCTGACCGGAAAACCGCCGTAACCGCGGGCTTCCTCGATGCCGGATTTCTGCAGCATCGGCAGCGCCCCGCCACCGGCACCCAGGAACACGAAGCCGGCCTCCAGCTTGGTAAGCTCGCCGGTCTTCTGGTTCCTGACCCGGACTTTCCAGCGCCCGTTGTCGCGCTGGTCAATGTAATGTACGGGGCTGCTCAGCATCAGCTCGAAATTGGGCTGGCTTTCCAGGTAGTTCACCATGCTGCGGGTCAACGAGCCGAAATCCACGTCCGCCCCGTGTTTGATCCGGGTGGCAGCCACTCTCTGCATCGGGTCCCGATCCTTGACCACCAGCGGCATCCACTCTTCCAGATCCTGCGGGGATTCGGTGTACTCCATGTCCCGGAACAGGTGGTGGGCACTCAGACGCTCAAAGCGGCGCTTGAGAAAGGCCACGTCCTTCTCGCCCCAGACAAAGCTCTGGTGCGGCGTCCGATTGATGAAGGTCTTGGGGTCGGGCAGGATGCCCTGCTCCACCAGGTACGACCAGAACTGGAGCGATACTTCGAACTGGGCGTTGATCTGGAGTGCCCGGTCAATGGTGACGTCACCATCTTCGGTCTCCGGCGTGTAATTGAGCTCACAGTAGCCGGCGTGGCCGGTACCTGCGTTGTTCCATCCGTCGGTGCTTTCATGGGCAACGTGGTCGAGACGCTCCACCATGACGATGTCCAGGGACGGATCGAGCTGCCTGAGCATCATGCCGAGGGTGGCGCTCATGACGCCCCCGCCGACCAGCACTACGTCTGCCTGTCTAACGGCCATTGGTCTATACCTTAGCTAGTATTGAGCCTGTGCACCCTCCCACGATCAGCAGGAGAGCCTGTCGGAAGCCGGTCAAACGCAAGGTAAAAGGCGCTGCCGTTCGCTTCCGGTCTGAATGTGGGCGCAATTATCCCGATTTTCGCCGAAATAATAAATTGCGAATGTCAATCGATTCACTTTGCAGACGGCGATCCGCTTCGTCGCGCCACCTCATGGATCAACTACGAACAGTGGTTTGCTTCGGGTCAAAGGTCTAAAATCCCGCCCCACAAACTTTTCCCGGGCCGCACGCACGGCCTCCAAACTGCACTCTGGACGGGATTTCCCCAATGTCTGCCCTAGAAGCTGTTCTGATCGCACTTGCTGTTCTGGCGCTGCTTGGCGTTATTTTCGAAGAACTCATTCACGTCAATAAAGCCAAGGTGACGCTGTTCTTTGGCACCCTGAGCTGGATTCTTCTGTTTCTTGCCAGCGAAAATGAGGGCGAAACCGCGGCTATCTCGACCGGCCTGTCCGAGAGCATTGCCGAGATAGCGGGTCTTTGGTTGTTCCTGGTCGCGGCCATGACATTCGTCGCTTACCTGAACAAGAAGGGAATGATCGAAAACCTGATTTACCTGATCATGCCGAAACAGGTAAGCGAACGGAGACTGCTGTTTCTAACCGGCCTTTTCTGTTTTATTTTCTCGTCTTTGGCAGACAATATCACCGCTACGTTAGTCTCATGTTCGCTGATTCTGTCGCTGGATCTGGAACTCAAAAAGCGTCTTCAGTTCGTCACCCTGGTCGTCTTCGCCGTGAACTCAGGGGGCGTCTCCCTGATCACCGGCGACGTGACCACCCTGATGATTTTCCTCGCGGACAAGGTGGAAATACTGACCTTGCTGACCCTCGCCATTCCCGCCTCCATTACGGTGTTCGTGCTTGCGGTATTCCTGTCCCGGGGTCTGACAGGTACGGTCACCCTGCGTTCCACAAAGACTGAAATCCGGCCAGTGGACGCCGTTATCAGCGGGCTGTTTTTGTTGACAATCCTGGGGACCATTTCGGGTAACGCGCTGTTTGGTGTTCCACCGGTGCTGACCTTCCTGTTCGGGCTGTCGATCATGTTCCTGGTGTCCCGGTTCATGAGCGATGACTCCGACCTGGACCCGATTCTCGAATACATCCGTATCATCGAGTTCGAGACGTTGCTGTTTTTCCTCGGGATCCTGCTTCTGGTGGGCATGCTCAAGGAAATTCACGCCCTGGATTCGCTCGTTGCCATCTACGATGTGCTGCCCCCGCTGTACGCCAACTACCTCATGGGCATCTTCTCGGCGGTCATCGATAACGTGCCGCTGACCGCCGCCCTGCTCAAGGCCGGCATCGATATGAGTCCGGGCGAATGGATGGGACTGACCTACGCCGTGGGCGTGGGTGGATCCCTGCTCGTGATCGGTTCCGCCGCGGGCATTGTGGCGATGAGCAAGATCCCGGGGCTGACCTTTGGTGCCTACATGCGGTATCTTGCCCACCTCCTGGTGGCCTACACCCTGGGCTATGCGGGTGTGTACATGCTTGGACGTTTCATCAACTGAGGTGTTTCTATGTTAATGGCGATTGGCGCAATCATTGCCGGACTGATACTGCTGGTCTGGAGTGCCGATAAATTCGTCGAGGGCGCTGCCGCCACGGCCAAGCACCTGGGCATGCCCGCGCTGCTGATCGGCATGGTGATCATCGGTTTTGGCACCTCCGCTCCAGAACTGGCGGTCTCCGCCATGGCAGCGGCCGATGGCAACCCTGGCCTCGCCCTGGGGAATGGCTACGGTTCGAACATCACCAACATTGCGCTGATCGTCGGCCTGACGGCGGTCATCGCGCCCATTGCCGTGCACTCACAGGTGATTCGCAAGGAACTGCCGCTGCTGGTGGTACTGACCCTGATCGCCGGCGCCCAGTTGATTGACGGCGAACTCTCACGGCTCGATGGCTGGGTATTGCTGGCCGTCTTTGCCGCCGTCATGGGCTGGTCCATTTTCCAGGGGCTGCGCGGCAAGGACGACCCTCTGGCCGGCGAAGCCGACGCCGAAGTGATCGCTCACCCCATGCCTCTGAAAGCGGCGGTTATCTGGCTGGTGGTCGGGCTGATTCTGCTGATTGTCAGTTCCCGCCTCCTGGTCTGGGGCGCCGTCACCATCGCCCAGGCGCTGGGCGTCAGCGACCTGATCATTGGACTGACCATCGTGGCCATCGGCACCTCGCTGCCGGAACTGGCCTCGGCCCTCGCTGCGGTGAAGAAGAACGAACACGACTTGATCCTGGGCAACATCCTCGGCTCCGGCATATTCAACACCCTGGCCGTGGTCGGCCTGGCGGCGACCATCGAACCCCTGAAGGTCGACCCCGAGGTCCTCTACCGGGACTGGACCCTGATGTTGGCGCTGACCGTGGGACTGCTGCTGATGGGCTCTGGCCTGACGGGCTGGCGGCGGCTCGTCAGCCGTGTGGACGGCTCCGTCCTCCTGCTCATCTACCTGGCCTACACCGGCTACCTGCTGTCCACCGTGGTCTCGGCGTCCGCGGCATGAATGCCGTCAGCGGCGGGCTGTTATTCAGCCTCGCCGTTGCCCAGTAGCGCCTCAAGTCTGCCCCGCACCTCGGCCATGACGTCGTCGAGATCCGCCTTGGTCTTGCCGGCCGTATCCAGCGGCGGGCCGACGCGGACATCCACCGGCTGGCCCAGGTTGATCTGCCAGGTTCGTGCCGGCAACACCCGGTGAATGCCCCGAATGGCCACGGGCACGATCACCGCTTCGGTATCCAGGGCAAGGTGAAAGCAGCCTTTCTTGAACGGCAGCAGCTTTCCGTCCGGGGACCGGGTCCCTTCCGGGGCCGCCCACAACACAATGCCGCTCTCCATCATGGCACGAGCCCGGTTGAGGTCTTCCACGGCCCGCTGGCGATTGGACCGGTCCACGGAGGGAAATTCCCCCGCCCGCATGGCCTGGCCCAGAAACGGGATACTGAACAGTTCTTTCTTCGCCAGCATTCTGATGGAGCCGGGCAGCGACACGAACGTAACCGGGATGTCGTAGTGACTGGCGTGGGTGCACATGATGATGTAACGGCGCCCGTCGCCGAAATCCGGGACCGCGCCCCGGACGGCAAGGCTGGCTCGCACCAGCCGCAGCAGGGCCGCCGACCATTCCCGACAGTACTGGTCCACAATCGGTCGATTGAGCCGGCCAAACAGCGCCCTCAACAGGATCAGCAGCGAATACAGGGCCGTTAACCCCACCGATCCCAGTACCACCCCGGCGCGCCGGAGCAGCGTGGCCGATTCCGTCAACGGGTTCATTTTCAATCGAATCATCAGTCCCACACCGTTCCAGAGTTGCCTTCGTTTTTCATGACCTTAGGGCCAGCGGCGGATTATAGCGATTCCCGTCGGCGCTGAATAACCGCCCACGAATTGATCATTAATTAACCGAATACTATAAGTAATAAACATATGCTTTGCTGAGCACACAGATCCAGCGAAGAGGCAACCGTCAGATAACAAGATCGAGGGAGACGGAACATGAAACAGGGAATGACCATTCACCGGGGCGCGAACGACCCCGGACTGATCAACGAGGGACGCCGCCAGATTCTGCTGGGAAGCGCCGGTGC
Coding sequences within it:
- a CDS encoding acetolactate synthase large subunit, producing the protein MASEQPANAHNGAELFIKALENEGVKYIFGVPGEENLDLLEALRTSSIQLVLNRHEQAAGFMAATYGRLTGRVGVCLSTLGPGATNLVTAAAYAQLGGMPMMMISGQKPIKSSKQGLFQILDVVDLMRPLTKYTRQISNANTIPAKVREAFRLASEERPGAVHLELPEDIASERPEPDTHIFEPSDARRPSASEKSLEMACDMLRKARHPLIMIGAGANRKRVSQALIHLVNVTNIPFFTTQMGKGVVDERHPRYLGNAALSAGDFVHCAIDRADLVINVGHDVVEKPPFFMKAGGKQVIHVNFSGADVDPVYFPQHEVVGDIANSVEYMAEHCGHCASHDFSWFMDVKAAVDRHLQDRADDDRFPVIPQRIVSDVRRVMPEDGIIALDNGMYKLWFARNYPAYDNNTVLLDNALASMGAGLPSAMMAAMLYPHLKVMAVCGDGGFMMNSQEMETAVRLKLNLVVLVIDDSAYGMIKWKQRQEGFEGFGLDYRNPDFVKYAESYGAIGHRVERTEDLRPTLERALADGGVHLVDVPVDYSENRRVFDEELADLTCRL
- a CDS encoding ATP-grasp domain-containing protein, which produces MSDHKYNPDKGYVALLGWSLNAVEAADKFDRRYVVVAPDWAEAYCKEHDIPYVPWNFERLNDRSVEIAQTLKDMGVDVAIPLFEETVEWAGAINSVLMDKPKLFGQAMLLRDKALMKRRAQLGGIRVGIFEEAHDKGDVIRFLKRVNQTLLKLDGDPNDPIHLKAFDKAGCLGHRVIRTPDEVDTIPEEEFPVLMESHLDGWEFAVEAWIHNGKIAFLNISEYVTLGYSVFVPATPDLEKYRDQIRGEIEKLIKTFDIDFGFIHPEYFVTSDSTMYFGEVAYRPPGFKVFELLERAYGFNAYQGMIMTFDPKTTDEEVKNFFPKEVVDAKGYAGCFGVYPRRRVVSKLEIPEETENHEYFESHELTPPLEETVTKRTAFGTHWGLVYFFGDDPYIMRDLLKHQEELDFYV
- the mqo gene encoding malate dehydrogenase (quinone), which translates into the protein MAVRQADVVLVGGGVMSATLGMMLRQLDPSLDIVMVERLDHVAHESTDGWNNAGTGHAGYCELNYTPETEDGDVTIDRALQINAQFEVSLQFWSYLVEQGILPDPKTFINRTPHQSFVWGEKDVAFLKRRFERLSAHHLFRDMEYTESPQDLEEWMPLVVKDRDPMQRVAATRIKHGADVDFGSLTRSMVNYLESQPNFELMLSSPVHYIDQRDNGRWKVRVRNQKTGELTKLEAGFVFLGAGGGALPMLQKSGIEEARGYGGFPVSGQWLVCRKPEIVEQHHSKVYGKAPIGAPPMSVPHLDTRIINGEPALLFGPFAGFTTRFLKQGSIFDLIGSVKPTNLRPMLSVSKSNMDLTRYLIGEVFQSHSDRVASLRNFFPDAREEDWELKMAGQRVQIIKQVEGGGGKLEFGTEIVAAKDGTLAALLGASPGASTAANAMLDVLERCFPESLKTEAWQERLKRLVPSYGQSLVTDEELLTQVRARTLSTLKLA
- the nhaD gene encoding sodium:proton antiporter NhaD, whose translation is MSALEAVLIALAVLALLGVIFEELIHVNKAKVTLFFGTLSWILLFLASENEGETAAISTGLSESIAEIAGLWLFLVAAMTFVAYLNKKGMIENLIYLIMPKQVSERRLLFLTGLFCFIFSSLADNITATLVSCSLILSLDLELKKRLQFVTLVVFAVNSGGVSLITGDVTTLMIFLADKVEILTLLTLAIPASITVFVLAVFLSRGLTGTVTLRSTKTEIRPVDAVISGLFLLTILGTISGNALFGVPPVLTFLFGLSIMFLVSRFMSDDSDLDPILEYIRIIEFETLLFFLGILLLVGMLKEIHALDSLVAIYDVLPPLYANYLMGIFSAVIDNVPLTAALLKAGIDMSPGEWMGLTYAVGVGGSLLVIGSAAGIVAMSKIPGLTFGAYMRYLAHLLVAYTLGYAGVYMLGRFIN
- a CDS encoding calcium/sodium antiporter — its product is MLMAIGAIIAGLILLVWSADKFVEGAAATAKHLGMPALLIGMVIIGFGTSAPELAVSAMAAADGNPGLALGNGYGSNITNIALIVGLTAVIAPIAVHSQVIRKELPLLVVLTLIAGAQLIDGELSRLDGWVLLAVFAAVMGWSIFQGLRGKDDPLAGEADAEVIAHPMPLKAAVIWLVVGLILLIVSSRLLVWGAVTIAQALGVSDLIIGLTIVAIGTSLPELASALAAVKKNEHDLILGNILGSGIFNTLAVVGLAATIEPLKVDPEVLYRDWTLMLALTVGLLLMGSGLTGWRRLVSRVDGSVLLLIYLAYTGYLLSTVVSASAA
- a CDS encoding lysophospholipid acyltransferase family protein, coding for MIRLKMNPLTESATLLRRAGVVLGSVGLTALYSLLILLRALFGRLNRPIVDQYCREWSAALLRLVRASLAVRGAVPDFGDGRRYIIMCTHASHYDIPVTFVSLPGSIRMLAKKELFSIPFLGQAMRAGEFPSVDRSNRQRAVEDLNRARAMMESGIVLWAAPEGTRSPDGKLLPFKKGCFHLALDTEAVIVPVAIRGIHRVLPARTWQINLGQPVDVRVGPPLDTAGKTKADLDDVMAEVRGRLEALLGNGEAE